One window of Acidobacteriota bacterium genomic DNA carries:
- a CDS encoding cytidine/deoxycytidylate deaminase family protein, whose product MERDRVSWDRYFMNLAVQAATRSTCPRKKVGAVIVRDKTVLSTGYNGSIRGAPHCTDVGCLMEDDHCVRTVHAEANAIVQAARNGIRLEDAHIYVTASPCFSCFKLIVNAGIRVVHFGEFYRDERVKEFADELGIGLKHTGLEDG is encoded by the coding sequence ATGGAAAGGGATAGAGTCTCCTGGGACCGGTATTTCATGAATCTCGCAGTGCAGGCGGCGACCCGCTCGACCTGCCCGCGAAAAAAAGTCGGAGCGGTGATCGTCCGCGACAAGACGGTGCTTTCGACCGGGTACAACGGATCGATTCGTGGCGCACCACATTGCACCGACGTCGGTTGCCTGATGGAAGACGACCACTGCGTCCGAACTGTGCACGCCGAGGCGAATGCGATCGTCCAGGCGGCACGAAACGGTATTCGTCTCGAAGACGCGCACATCTACGTCACTGCGTCGCCCTGCTTCAGTTGTTTCAAACTGATCGTGAACGCCGGAATTCGAGTTGTCCACTTTGGCGAGTTCTACCGCGACGAGCGCGTGAAAGAGTTCGCCGACGAACTCGGCATCGGTTTGAAGCACACTGGGCTCGAGGACGGATGA